A window of Methanorbis rubei contains these coding sequences:
- a CDS encoding ABC transporter permease, whose protein sequence is MKWYFKLILPALFVLGWEIAAILINNAYILPRVENVLAVFATPFADLFGSGSLVDNSLISIYRVSLGFIIACIIAVPLGILLGRYKLLEEFSDGMIQILRPIPPMAWVPLSLAWFGIGLGSIEFIIVIGCIFPILVNTIDGVKRVRKSWVETARIYQASETQVLTKVIVPAAGPAIWSGLRVGFGIAWMSVVAAEMLPGTVSGLGYMIMYTYNWGQVQIVIAGMIAIGIIGIVMDQFFQYVQKKKFGWEALDK, encoded by the coding sequence ATGAAATGGTACTTTAAGCTGATACTCCCTGCATTATTCGTTCTGGGTTGGGAGATCGCGGCAATTCTGATAAATAATGCCTATATTTTGCCGCGAGTGGAAAACGTTCTGGCAGTTTTTGCCACACCGTTTGCTGATCTTTTCGGCTCCGGCAGTCTTGTAGATAATTCGTTGATTAGTATTTACCGGGTATCGTTAGGATTCATCATTGCATGCATTATTGCAGTTCCGTTGGGAATCCTTCTCGGACGCTATAAACTGCTGGAAGAGTTTTCTGATGGAATGATTCAAATTCTCCGGCCAATCCCGCCAATGGCATGGGTGCCGCTTTCCCTTGCATGGTTTGGCATCGGTCTTGGATCCATTGAATTTATCATCGTTATCGGATGCATATTTCCGATTCTGGTCAATACCATTGACGGCGTTAAACGCGTCAGAAAGAGCTGGGTTGAAACCGCACGTATTTACCAGGCAAGTGAAACACAGGTTTTAACCAAAGTTATCGTACCTGCAGCAGGGCCTGCCATCTGGAGCGGTCTTCGGGTTGGCTTTGGCATTGCCTGGATGAGCGTGGTTGCAGCCGAGATGCTGCCCGGAACGGTATCTGGTCTTGGTTATATGATCATGTACACCTACAACTGGGGTCAGGTTCAGATCGTGATTGCCGGTATGATTGCGATTGGTATCATCGGTATTGTGATGGACCAGTTTTTCCAGTATGTGCAGAAGAAAAAGTTCGGCTGGGAGGCGCTTGACAAATGA
- a CDS encoding MIP/aquaporin family protein, whose translation MELVKRSIAELVGTMLLVFIGCGAVSVLLMLAAGTPTATPFDIGIGALGGLGDWLAVGVAFGIAVAVVIYTLGRVSGAHINPAVSIALWSIKKFPAKDTVAYIIAQCIGAAIGSALFLFIAGPDALAIGGLGATAPFPGISIWQVLVAEIIGTFVLMLTIMGVAVDQRATPGFAGLVIGMAVAGVIIAIGNISGGSLNPARTFGPDLIATIMGGSTALVTTFPIYVVGPIVGAVLAAFFYKYVAGLDNN comes from the coding sequence ATGGAACTGGTAAAAAGAAGTATTGCCGAACTGGTGGGGACGATGCTCCTTGTCTTTATCGGCTGTGGTGCGGTCTCGGTCCTGCTGATGCTTGCAGCAGGAACACCGACGGCTACGCCGTTTGACATCGGTATCGGTGCGCTTGGCGGTCTTGGAGACTGGCTTGCGGTCGGTGTAGCATTTGGTATTGCGGTAGCGGTTGTTATCTACACGCTCGGCAGAGTATCTGGTGCCCACATCAACCCGGCAGTCAGTATTGCCCTCTGGTCGATCAAGAAGTTCCCGGCCAAGGACACGGTTGCCTACATCATTGCCCAGTGTATTGGTGCAGCAATCGGCTCTGCCCTGTTCCTGTTTATCGCAGGACCTGATGCTCTTGCTATCGGCGGACTTGGTGCAACCGCACCGTTCCCGGGAATCAGCATCTGGCAGGTACTGGTTGCGGAAATTATCGGAACATTTGTTCTGATGCTGACAATCATGGGCGTCGCTGTTGACCAGCGTGCGACCCCAGGATTTGCAGGACTCGTAATTGGTATGGCGGTTGCCGGTGTTATCATCGCAATCGGAAATATCTCCGGCGGCTCACTCAACCCGGCCCGTACGTTTGGCCCCGACCTTATCGCAACGATTATGGGCGGATCAACTGCACTCGTCACGACGTTCCCGATCTATGTTGTAGGTCCCATCGTCGGTGCAGTCCTTGCGGCATTCTTCTACAAGTACGTCGCAGGACTCGACAACAACTAA
- a CDS encoding DUF2180 family protein, which produces MKCYVCEQLGVDREATGICIVCGMGLCTEHMIRADVSVWEGGYPFPAKKLKKPIPRILCPECHNALNG; this is translated from the coding sequence ATGAAATGCTACGTGTGTGAACAACTGGGTGTCGATCGCGAAGCGACCGGCATCTGTATCGTATGTGGAATGGGACTCTGCACCGAGCACATGATCCGTGCCGATGTCTCTGTATGGGAGGGGGGATACCCCTTCCCGGCAAAGAAACTGAAGAAGCCGATCCCACGGATTCTCTGTCCGGAATGCCACAATGCTCTGAACGGGTGA
- a CDS encoding DUF2193 domain-containing protein codes for MSDIYKKMVEEALAAQYADVNVLKQKRGTKFSLTDAKPYVDAVSKMTVADGQSAAVINLHKASVKTHFEVLSSLTGYVRPEDDPFVEHYQTPVILEILCDEDKKFAKSMDTFAECIKKNENIVGREAARGYAGFYGPTCVVDFALMPGSTSNVVNQILQKTDIPTDHKQAILAAKSWGMNTSYGIGDLFAKRIEAGDTLAEASDKEVKQLQALYQHPVKAQVDLMNSSGMTSFDPKKYMDNYRKGMEAYVKAAIDDGVHYGNIATIPAYCVGDISHHISQSTYNMCKDDVVMATIEAVTGVIDKTLHAALPNIKSGYQLLDVATGASAVAAEYLLEMDGFNAPMIVDLLTKRYHNLVMIRPTRGAAAELHNCDFMDMIYRGWKILDKAQRVKNGSGKPLAARSGGMLVDLSPIHENEVLMNPQRYAYPACAITVRASALMRIADYPCLLTSEPITATMMTNIIALDKGTPAAPARACKSCATACLIGSRHQYCQYREAV; via the coding sequence ATGTCTGATATCTACAAAAAAATGGTCGAAGAAGCGCTTGCTGCGCAGTATGCAGACGTCAATGTCCTCAAGCAGAAGAGAGGGACGAAGTTCTCCCTCACTGACGCAAAACCGTATGTCGATGCAGTCAGCAAGATGACCGTCGCTGACGGCCAGAGTGCGGCAGTCATCAACCTCCACAAGGCATCAGTGAAAACCCACTTCGAGGTCTTATCAAGTCTTACCGGTTATGTCAGACCAGAAGACGATCCGTTCGTCGAGCACTACCAGACGCCGGTGATTCTTGAGATTCTCTGCGATGAAGACAAAAAATTCGCAAAGAGCATGGATACCTTCGCAGAATGTATCAAGAAAAATGAAAACATCGTCGGTCGTGAGGCAGCACGCGGCTACGCAGGATTCTACGGACCCACCTGTGTCGTTGACTTTGCCTTGATGCCCGGATCCACCAGCAATGTGGTCAACCAGATCCTGCAAAAGACCGACATCCCGACTGATCACAAACAGGCAATCCTCGCCGCAAAATCCTGGGGTATGAACACCTCTTACGGTATCGGCGACCTGTTTGCAAAGCGGATCGAAGCAGGCGACACCCTTGCCGAAGCCTCGGACAAAGAGGTAAAACAGCTGCAGGCACTCTACCAGCATCCGGTCAAAGCACAGGTTGATCTGATGAACAGTTCAGGAATGACCTCCTTTGACCCAAAGAAATATATGGACAACTACCGTAAGGGAATGGAGGCCTATGTCAAGGCCGCAATCGACGACGGAGTCCATTATGGAAACATCGCCACAATCCCCGCATACTGTGTCGGCGACATTTCACACCATATCTCGCAGTCCACCTACAACATGTGTAAAGACGATGTTGTGATGGCAACAATTGAAGCGGTTACCGGTGTGATTGACAAGACCCTGCATGCGGCACTGCCCAACATTAAGAGCGGCTACCAGCTGCTTGATGTTGCGACCGGTGCATCAGCAGTAGCAGCAGAGTATCTGTTGGAGATGGACGGATTCAACGCTCCTATGATCGTTGACCTCCTGACCAAACGCTACCACAATCTGGTGATGATCCGCCCGACCAGAGGGGCAGCAGCAGAGCTGCACAACTGCGACTTCATGGACATGATCTATCGCGGATGGAAGATTCTCGACAAAGCACAGCGCGTAAAGAACGGTTCAGGAAAACCGCTTGCCGCACGTTCGGGTGGTATGCTTGTCGACCTGTCTCCGATCCATGAGAACGAGGTCCTGATGAATCCGCAGCGCTATGCATACCCTGCATGCGCCATCACGGTGCGTGCATCGGCACTGATGCGGATTGCAGACTATCCATGTCTGCTGACAAGCGAGCCGATTACGGCAACTATGATGACCAACATCATTGCCCTTGACAAAGGAACCCCGGCAGCTCCTGCACGTGCTTGTAAGAGCTGCGCAACGGCATGTCTGATCGGCTCCCGCCACCAGTACTGCCAGTATCGCGAGGCGGTATAA
- a CDS encoding DUF357 domain-containing protein, producing the protein MLIQTYGEKYQTAASAATATAPADTAVGSTAAEILEMVSCYAYDGMVFYRKGDLVNASASFAYGYGWLDAGCMLGFLNGTTSTGPSEITEKIPEALHEHLAEKTRRYKRMLTEAAGCVVILPDTETPMYRAAVKVQAIVTAEFNRANDIFSTGDEMNALAHFSYGYGWLDCGVRSGLFGITGDRHLFTI; encoded by the coding sequence GTGCTGATACAGACCTATGGCGAAAAATATCAGACTGCTGCCTCAGCCGCCACCGCAACAGCTCCCGCAGACACCGCAGTCGGCTCAACCGCCGCAGAGATACTCGAAATGGTGTCCTGCTATGCATACGACGGCATGGTTTTCTACCGCAAAGGAGATCTGGTCAACGCCTCAGCCTCCTTCGCCTACGGATACGGATGGCTTGATGCCGGATGCATGCTCGGTTTTCTGAACGGAACAACATCCACAGGACCGAGTGAAATCACCGAAAAAATACCAGAAGCTCTGCATGAACATCTCGCAGAAAAAACGCGCCGCTACAAACGCATGCTCACCGAAGCCGCAGGCTGTGTAGTGATCCTCCCGGATACTGAAACCCCGATGTACCGGGCTGCGGTGAAAGTTCAGGCAATCGTAACAGCGGAATTCAACCGCGCAAACGACATTTTTTCCACCGGCGACGAAATGAATGCCCTCGCTCACTTTTCCTACGGATACGGATGGCTGGACTGCGGAGTACGTTCAGGCCTGTTTGGCATCACCGGCGACAGACACCTATTTACCATATGA
- the dph5 gene encoding diphthine synthase yields the protein MLTFIGLGLCDEYDVSVRGLEAIHRADAVFLEVYTSVLTGTTFERLEEYYGKKITPLYREDVELHPEPILDAAAAGEAVFLTAGDSMVATTHADIRIRAAERGIATRIIHGASITTAVCGLSGLQNYRFGKSVSVPFPHGKWFPMTPIEVITENLSHNLHTLVFLDIQKDKERYMKISEAVDLLEEQASRTGAKIPLYVGVARAGSEDPAVHAGDADEMRNFDFGTPLHILIVPGTLHDIELEYLRRFAGLC from the coding sequence ATGCTGACATTCATCGGACTCGGACTCTGCGACGAATATGACGTCTCCGTACGGGGACTGGAAGCAATCCACAGGGCTGACGCAGTATTTCTGGAAGTCTACACCTCGGTTTTAACCGGCACCACCTTTGAGCGGCTGGAAGAGTATTACGGAAAAAAGATCACGCCCCTCTACCGCGAGGATGTCGAACTTCATCCTGAACCAATTCTTGACGCAGCCGCCGCAGGCGAAGCGGTCTTTCTCACCGCAGGAGACTCCATGGTTGCAACCACTCATGCTGATATCCGCATCCGTGCTGCCGAGCGGGGAATTGCCACGCGAATCATTCACGGCGCCTCCATCACCACCGCGGTCTGCGGTCTCTCAGGCCTACAAAACTACCGATTCGGCAAATCGGTATCGGTCCCGTTCCCGCACGGTAAATGGTTTCCCATGACGCCGATTGAGGTCATCACCGAAAACCTCTCCCACAACCTTCACACCCTCGTGTTTCTGGACATTCAGAAGGATAAAGAACGGTACATGAAAATCTCCGAAGCGGTTGACCTTCTCGAAGAGCAGGCATCGCGAACCGGTGCAAAAATTCCGCTCTATGTAGGAGTTGCCAGAGCCGGATCAGAAGACCCGGCGGTTCATGCAGGAGACGCAGACGAAATGCGGAACTTTGACTTCGGCACCCCGCTGCATATCCTGATCGTCCCAGGGACCCTGCATGACATCGAACTCGAATACCTCAGGAGGTTTGCAGGCCTGTGCTGA
- the feoB gene encoding ferrous iron transport protein B — protein sequence MIPRAVLIGNPSVGKSLIFNHLTGLGVEVSNYPGTTVGVMQGVVHYEDAEFNLVDLPGIYSLAGNSVEEEMVREYLLTEDISLLIAVLDAKHLERNLYLLLQVAEMKKPLLVILNMMDDAEAAGKIIDTESLGQKLGVPVIPSVATNGKNLDEIAKAVLKGEVPAPSVAIPYDHHIEAAVHSLQKYYGVSQPEALWALENLNIHTITPEIHENALIIAGEIERRHMMSPEQIVAANRHNLAKQIATSVTKDAPPRRRRDLDELLTRGFPGLPILIIIMVSILLIVFTLGGVLEEIIVTLMTTYIADPFHALNLDPLVDTVGGAVILALMSGLGIAFPYVFLFYLFISVLEDTGYLTRAAFLADRSMHKLGLHGQGLIPMVLSFGCSVPAIMSTRLLPTKREQFIASVLVTMLPCSARTVVISGIVASFIGFGAAFSIYAIVFVLVFIVGCILSRITPGEQFGMILEMAQLRKPVASHVLRKSWMRVREFIYIAMPLLLVSSIFLGLFEYYGLVQMFEQFINPFSTAVLGLPGFAFTALMFGILRKEMAFETLAVMGGTTDLASILSSSQLYIFALVCALFIPCISTIAVLMREIGTRRALMITVFTLCLGLGVGALAKLILIG from the coding sequence ATGATCCCACGCGCTGTGCTGATCGGCAACCCGAGTGTGGGAAAATCCCTCATCTTCAACCATCTCACCGGTCTCGGCGTTGAGGTCAGCAACTATCCGGGAACGACCGTCGGCGTTATGCAGGGAGTCGTCCACTACGAAGACGCCGAGTTCAACCTCGTTGATCTTCCCGGCATCTACTCACTCGCCGGCAACTCGGTCGAGGAGGAGATGGTGCGCGAGTACCTTCTCACTGAAGACATCAGTCTCTTAATTGCCGTCCTTGACGCAAAACATCTTGAGCGGAATCTCTATCTCCTGCTTCAGGTAGCAGAGATGAAAAAACCGCTGCTGGTCATCCTCAACATGATGGATGATGCTGAGGCCGCCGGTAAAATTATCGATACCGAATCTCTGGGGCAAAAACTTGGCGTGCCGGTCATCCCATCCGTCGCAACCAATGGAAAAAATCTCGACGAGATTGCAAAAGCTGTTCTGAAAGGCGAAGTCCCTGCACCGTCAGTTGCCATTCCTTATGATCATCATATCGAGGCTGCGGTTCACAGTCTGCAAAAATATTACGGGGTCAGCCAGCCTGAGGCACTGTGGGCACTGGAAAACCTCAATATCCACACGATCACGCCGGAGATTCATGAAAATGCACTCATCATTGCCGGAGAGATCGAACGCCGGCACATGATGTCGCCGGAACAGATAGTTGCGGCAAACCGTCATAATCTCGCAAAACAGATCGCAACGTCTGTTACAAAGGATGCTCCGCCGCGAAGACGCCGTGACCTCGACGAGCTGCTGACCCGCGGATTTCCGGGACTGCCGATTTTAATTATCATTATGGTCTCGATCCTGCTGATCGTCTTCACCCTCGGAGGCGTTCTGGAAGAGATCATCGTCACGCTGATGACAACCTACATCGCCGATCCATTCCATGCGCTGAATCTGGATCCGCTCGTAGACACCGTTGGCGGCGCAGTTATCCTCGCACTCATGTCAGGTCTCGGCATTGCGTTTCCCTACGTCTTTCTCTTCTATCTGTTCATTTCCGTGCTGGAGGATACCGGATACCTGACGCGTGCGGCATTTCTTGCCGACCGCTCGATGCACAAACTCGGTCTGCATGGTCAGGGCCTTATTCCGATGGTGCTCTCGTTCGGATGCAGTGTTCCAGCAATCATGAGCACACGTCTGCTACCGACAAAGCGTGAGCAGTTCATCGCGTCCGTCCTTGTGACCATGCTGCCGTGCTCAGCGCGAACCGTGGTCATCTCTGGAATTGTTGCCTCCTTCATCGGGTTTGGAGCGGCGTTTTCAATTTACGCCATTGTGTTTGTCCTGGTGTTCATCGTCGGATGCATTCTGTCCAGAATCACTCCCGGAGAGCAGTTCGGCATGATTCTGGAGATGGCACAGCTGCGAAAACCGGTCGCTTCGCACGTGCTCCGCAAATCATGGATGCGGGTCCGCGAGTTCATCTACATCGCAATGCCGCTCTTACTGGTGAGCAGTATCTTCCTCGGACTGTTTGAGTATTACGGCCTTGTGCAGATGTTTGAGCAGTTCATCAACCCCTTCTCAACCGCAGTCCTCGGACTGCCGGGATTTGCGTTCACCGCACTGATGTTTGGTATTCTCCGCAAAGAGATGGCATTTGAGACGCTGGCGGTCATGGGAGGAACAACGGATCTGGCCTCCATTCTTTCCAGCAGCCAGCTCTACATCTTTGCTCTGGTCTGCGCCCTGTTCATCCCCTGCATCTCAACGATCGCAGTCCTCATGCGGGAGATAGGCACTCGCCGTGCCCTGATGATCACGGTCTTTACGCTCTGTCTCGGACTCGGGGTCGGTGCTCTGGCGAAACTGATTCTGATTGGGTGA
- a CDS encoding metal-dependent transcriptional regulator encodes MTSVLSEDILEEILNTNQKEVQLQALKPANYSKTEIAKALQTLRDQNLIHLNETSVSLTEKGAEKAAQVARKHAVLETFLTDVLGKQPQEASREACILEHNISSETIERLDSFLDQRKPEPAAPAKIAEYTNHNNLTRKNPIVPLAECPEGSLLHVAMIRCFAKHSRLVDLGVIPGELITLRRKLVNNAVVITVKGCDIALSPEVSANIMVERCENP; translated from the coding sequence ATGACCTCGGTACTCTCTGAAGACATTCTTGAAGAAATACTCAATACCAACCAGAAGGAAGTGCAGCTTCAGGCACTGAAACCAGCTAATTACTCAAAAACCGAGATCGCCAAAGCCCTGCAGACCCTCCGCGACCAAAACCTCATACATCTCAACGAAACATCAGTCAGCCTCACGGAGAAAGGAGCAGAAAAAGCAGCACAGGTCGCCCGCAAACATGCGGTCCTCGAAACATTTCTGACCGATGTTCTGGGAAAACAACCGCAGGAAGCATCCCGTGAAGCCTGCATCCTTGAACACAACATCTCCTCAGAAACAATTGAGCGGCTCGACAGCTTCCTTGACCAGAGAAAACCAGAACCGGCAGCCCCGGCAAAAATCGCCGAGTACACCAACCACAACAACCTCACTCGGAAAAATCCGATTGTTCCTCTCGCAGAATGCCCGGAGGGATCTCTCCTGCACGTGGCAATGATCCGCTGTTTTGCCAAACACAGCAGGCTTGTTGATCTCGGCGTAATTCCTGGCGAGCTTATCACCCTCCGGAGAAAACTCGTCAACAACGCAGTGGTCATCACCGTCAAAGGCTGCGACATCGCACTCAGCCCCGAAGTATCCGCCAACATCATGGTAGAACGGTGCGAAAATCCATGA
- a CDS encoding CRISPR-associated protein Cas4 — MTAPQITVSELVRCSVCPLQLYLARSDPAEFIEPHSYSIAKQIAAHLGGQLILEEIWDELKTVRPDAGDAEYSQLFSMIEACEKTDWQTALRADVIVSSKKYGITGRVDRLFDDGFAVVKSSEAPTTGIYANDRLRVTAYALCLEEEYDRPFIGTVEYLGSGTVRHQGPATPSDRRAFLAALRTAETIFQGKIPQPLRGRSCLSCRYHERCKETEHPKSLFEKLYHRR; from the coding sequence ATGACCGCACCGCAAATCACGGTAAGCGAGCTGGTCAGATGCAGTGTGTGCCCGCTTCAGCTCTACCTTGCCAGATCCGACCCCGCCGAATTCATTGAACCGCACAGCTACAGCATTGCAAAACAGATCGCAGCACACCTCGGAGGTCAGTTAATCCTCGAAGAGATCTGGGATGAACTGAAAACGGTCCGACCGGACGCAGGGGACGCTGAGTACAGTCAGCTGTTCTCAATGATTGAAGCCTGCGAAAAAACTGACTGGCAAACCGCGTTGCGGGCTGATGTTATTGTTTCCTCGAAAAAATACGGAATCACCGGCCGCGTTGACCGACTTTTTGATGACGGTTTTGCTGTCGTAAAAAGCAGTGAAGCACCAACAACCGGCATCTATGCAAACGACCGGCTGCGGGTAACCGCCTACGCACTCTGCCTTGAAGAGGAGTATGATAGACCGTTTATTGGAACGGTTGAGTACCTCGGATCAGGAACAGTCCGCCACCAGGGGCCAGCAACGCCTTCGGACCGGCGGGCATTTCTTGCCGCACTCAGAACAGCCGAAACTATTTTTCAGGGAAAAATTCCACAACCTCTACGCGGCAGGAGCTGCCTCTCCTGCCGGTATCATGAACGGTGCAAAGAAACCGAACATCCAAAATCCCTCTTCGAAAAACTCTACCACAGACGCTGA
- a CDS encoding DUF3467 domain-containing protein — MTGNEINVQIPQNLDPVYSNMIQIAFKDDEFTMMFLHQIPAVNQAKAKAIVSISPGHAKKLLMALQKSVNDYEEKFGSIAPATPQDPASDGFTLRGYS; from the coding sequence ATGACGGGCAATGAGATAAATGTCCAGATTCCCCAGAATCTTGATCCGGTTTACAGCAATATGATTCAGATTGCGTTCAAAGATGATGAGTTTACGATGATGTTTCTTCACCAGATTCCAGCGGTGAATCAGGCAAAGGCAAAGGCGATTGTGTCCATCAGTCCGGGACACGCAAAGAAGCTGCTGATGGCTCTTCAGAAAAGTGTGAATGATTATGAGGAGAAGTTCGGATCAATTGCACCCGCAACTCCTCAGGACCCAGCTTCAGACGGTTTTACTCTGCGCGGATACTCGTAA
- a CDS encoding peroxiredoxin, which translates to MSLGVNDTIPPFCIQDSLENKVCLPDGSALTVLYFYPKDNTSGCTLEAKEFSDLLPKFTALGVKVYGISQDSVKSHQKFIEKQELTVPLLSDPDHAAIEGLGVWISKKLYGREYMGVDRSTFIIDGSGKILAAWNKVKARGHAAEVLKKVQELN; encoded by the coding sequence ATGTCACTTGGCGTAAACGATACGATCCCTCCCTTCTGCATTCAGGACTCCTTAGAGAACAAGGTCTGCCTTCCTGACGGGTCTGCACTCACCGTCCTCTATTTTTATCCCAAAGACAACACCTCAGGCTGCACTCTTGAAGCAAAAGAGTTCTCAGACCTTCTGCCGAAATTTACCGCACTCGGCGTCAAAGTTTACGGCATCAGTCAGGACAGCGTGAAAAGTCATCAGAAGTTCATCGAAAAGCAGGAGCTTACCGTGCCCCTCCTTTCTGACCCTGATCATGCTGCCATCGAAGGACTCGGCGTCTGGATTTCCAAAAAACTCTATGGCCGCGAGTACATGGGCGTTGACCGGAGCACGTTTATCATCGACGGGTCGGGAAAAATTCTTGCCGCATGGAACAAAGTCAAAGCCCGCGGTCATGCAGCAGAGGTTTTGAAAAAAGTGCAGGAACTGAACTGA
- a CDS encoding TspO/MBR family protein, which yields MNVKYRMPSLPLVFGAVVLSFAAAVIGSLVTVTGDGSWFMTELIKPEWQPPNYLFGPVWTVLYFLMGIALAFVLAEGMKRRDVQIATVVFLVQLVLNVLWSYLFFGWHLLGAAAAEIVVLWILIAATMWLFYKIRPFAAYLLIPYLAWVTFATYLTVVIWMLN from the coding sequence ATGAATGTCAAGTATCGAATGCCTTCGCTTCCGTTAGTATTTGGAGCGGTTGTTCTGTCGTTTGCGGCGGCAGTGATCGGGTCGCTCGTGACCGTTACCGGAGACGGGTCATGGTTTATGACCGAGCTGATAAAGCCCGAATGGCAGCCCCCGAACTATCTGTTCGGTCCGGTCTGGACGGTTTTGTACTTCCTGATGGGAATTGCCCTGGCATTTGTTCTTGCAGAAGGAATGAAACGGCGGGATGTGCAGATTGCGACTGTAGTGTTTCTGGTACAGCTTGTTCTGAATGTTTTGTGGTCATACCTGTTTTTTGGCTGGCATCTTCTTGGTGCAGCAGCGGCAGAGATCGTTGTCCTCTGGATACTGATTGCAGCAACGATGTGGCTCTTCTACAAAATCAGACCGTTCGCCGCATATCTACTGATCCCGTATCTGGCATGGGTGACGTTTGCCACTTATCTCACAGTAGTTATCTGGATGCTGAACTGA
- a CDS encoding redox-regulated ATPase YchF, with the protein MLLLALAGKPNCGKSTFFKSLTLANVEIANYPFTTIDANKGVAYVRSPCPCKELGLDNCTSCVDGVRFIPVELLDVAGLVPDAHLGRGLGNQFLDNLREADGIIQVVDASGSTDAEGNPVDIGTRDPREDVAFLKYEFAMWMAGIVDKHLAKLVRQAQGKDQVLIDLLAGALAGLRINAIQIREAVDETGINLAKASPEDIEKMCEVLLYVSKPMILAANKADQAPEANLASLAELGAVPTIAAGELALKSAAQAKLLRYLPGDKTFAPIEGAKLSANQVKALTMIAENMKKLGSTGVQETLNKLVFDEIGMIVVYPVEDDGKCCNAKGVVLPDAFLMPKGSTPKDLAYKVHTDIGNGFLYAVDARTKMRIKDSTELKTGDVIRIVSTAK; encoded by the coding sequence ATGCTTCTTCTTGCCCTTGCCGGAAAACCAAACTGCGGGAAATCGACCTTCTTCAAGTCGCTCACCCTTGCAAATGTAGAGATTGCCAACTATCCTTTCACCACGATTGATGCAAACAAAGGCGTTGCCTACGTGCGTTCCCCCTGCCCCTGCAAAGAGCTCGGTCTTGACAACTGCACCTCCTGCGTTGACGGTGTCCGGTTTATTCCGGTCGAACTCCTTGACGTTGCAGGGCTTGTTCCCGATGCCCACCTTGGCCGTGGTCTCGGCAACCAGTTCCTTGACAACCTCCGTGAGGCCGACGGCATCATTCAGGTCGTTGACGCCTCAGGCAGTACTGATGCTGAAGGAAACCCGGTTGACATCGGAACACGCGACCCGCGAGAGGATGTCGCGTTCCTGAAGTACGAGTTTGCCATGTGGATGGCAGGTATCGTTGACAAGCATCTCGCAAAACTTGTCCGGCAGGCACAGGGCAAAGACCAGGTTTTAATCGACCTTCTTGCAGGAGCACTTGCCGGTCTTCGCATCAATGCAATCCAGATCCGTGAAGCGGTTGACGAAACCGGCATCAACCTTGCAAAGGCATCGCCTGAGGACATTGAAAAGATGTGCGAAGTCCTTCTCTATGTTTCTAAGCCCATGATTCTTGCCGCAAACAAGGCAGATCAGGCACCTGAAGCAAACCTTGCTTCTCTGGCAGAGCTTGGTGCTGTTCCGACCATTGCCGCAGGAGAGCTTGCGCTCAAGTCTGCCGCGCAGGCAAAACTTCTCCGCTATCTCCCGGGCGACAAAACCTTTGCCCCAATCGAAGGTGCAAAACTTTCCGCAAATCAGGTGAAGGCACTCACCATGATTGCGGAGAACATGAAAAAGCTCGGCAGTACCGGAGTTCAGGAAACACTCAACAAACTTGTCTTCGATGAGATCGGCATGATTGTCGTCTATCCTGTGGAAGATGACGGCAAATGCTGCAATGCAAAAGGCGTCGTACTGCCCGACGCGTTCCTGATGCCGAAAGGATCCACGCCCAAAGACCTTGCATACAAAGTCCACACCGACATCGGCAACGGCTTCCTGTATGCGGTCGATGCCCGCACCAAAATGCGGATTAAAGACAGTACCGAACTCAAGACTGGTGATGTTATCCGGATCGTCAGCACGGCAAAATAA